Proteins encoded in a region of the Podospora pseudopauciseta strain CBS 411.78 chromosome 6, whole genome shotgun sequence genome:
- a CDS encoding hypothetical protein (EggNog:ENOG503PS46), which translates to MERPMTKPALKPIYPPSHINICSPFTPKEYTCCHCDNTSNFLVFSQDRRVSSCSHAHDPRTCVPSHHHSNAPQGCQMRDHLGRPPLKLRIPAAFTCATCKNQNSIFKIMAQEQVTCNCGAPYLEAVYDQYGQILLWPGLRGDAAIDELSDPKKVAELRWRLIEMGGMPWVEDETRLRKWVEEQEALEGLQKAELVRRGMTRQKEEARAALGMLKGLGPGSPGLSPSGSPSPSPSPSPSSENGKGEESWDRLFKVVPKHQIECVETKNSLDDGLAELSVVE; encoded by the coding sequence ATGGAGCGACCGATGACGAAACCGGCGCTCAAGCCTATCTACCCTCCCAGTCACATCAACATCTGCTCACCCTTCACCCCGAAAGAATACACATGCTGCCACTGCGACAACACCAGCAATTTCCTTGTCTTCTCCCAAGACAGACGAGTTAGCTCCTGTTCCCACGCCCACGATCCCCGGACCTGTGTCCCGAGCCATCATCACAGCAATGCCCCGCAAGGATGCCAGATGAGAGACCACCTCGGCCGACCCCCGCTCAAGCTCCGAATCCCAGCTGCTTTCACCTGCGCGACGTGCAAGAATCAAAACAGCATCTTCAAGATCATGGCACAAGAGCAGGTGACGTGTAACTGTGGTGCACCTTACTTGGAAGCTGTATATGATCAATATGGACAGATCCTTTTATGGCCTGGGCTGAGGGGTGATGCCGCTATTGACGAGCTCTCGGACCCGAAGAAGGTAGCTGAACTCAGATGGAGGTTGATTGAGATGGGAGGGATGCCttgggtggaggatgagactAGGTTGCGGAAATGGGTTGAGGAGCAAGAGGCATTGGAGGGTTTGCAGAAGGCCGAGCTTGTCAGGCGGGGGATGACGAggcagaaggaggaggcgagagcggcgttggggatgttgaaggGCTTGGGACCCGGCTCGCCGGGGCTTTCGCCTTCGGGGTCACCTTCGCCTTCACCTTCGCCCTCGCCGTCATCGGAaaatgggaagggggaggagagttGGGATAGGCTGTTCAAGGTCGTTCCAAAACATCAGATTGAGTGCGTGGAGACCAAGAATTCTTTGGATGATGGGCTGGCTGAGTTGAGTGTGGTTGAGTAG